A window of Haloarchaeobius salinus genomic DNA:
TCGACGAACCGCTGTGTCAGCAGGAGGAACACGACGAAGTCGCCGACGGTGAGCTGCCCCGCGAGGCCGAGCGGCGGCCCCTGGAACAGCCACAGCCCGCCGACGACGAACGTGACCGCGAAGGAGATACCAGCCAGCAGTTCCATCCCGGGTCGGTAGAAGTACGACAGCGTTAGCACCGACATGTGGGCGTCGTAGAGGTCCCTCGATGCGGACCTGACCCGGCCGGTCTCGTAGGACTCGGTCGCGCTCGTCTTGACGAGTTCGACGCCCGAGAGCGCGTTCTCCAGTCGGGTGTTGAGGCTCCCGACGTTCGAGCGGACCCGGCGGTAGCGCGGTTCGACGAGCCGCATGAACCAGTACGTGAACCCGACCATCAGCGGGAGGAACGCGAGCGTGACGACCGCCAGCGCCACGTTCAGGTACGCCAGGATGGCGGCGATGCCGACGATCATGACGACGATGCGGAGGCCCTCGCTGAGCGCGTCGTCGAGGAACGTCTCCAGGTTCGAGGCGTCGTTGTTCAGCACCGACATCACCTCGCCGGTCTGTTTCTCGTCGAAGAAGGCCATGTCGAGCGCCTGCATCGCGTCGAACGTGTCCGTCCGGACCGCGTGCATCACGCCGTGGGCGAACCGGTTCATCGTCACGCCCCAGACGAACGTCCCCACGCCGGTCAGGACGAAGCCCGCGACGATGAGCGCGACGGAGAGCCAGAACTGCGCCGCTGGCTCGGTCGGCAGCATCGACCCCGGCACGAGCGGCAGCGAGTAGCTCCCGTTGCCGTTGAACACGGCGTCGATGGCCGTTCCGAGGACGAGCGGTGGCAGCAGGCTGGCGCTTCGTCCGACGACGTTGGCGACGTTGCCGGCGACGAACCACCGCAGCCGCGGCAGCCCGTACTCGCGGAAGAGCCGGACGAGCGGGCGGTCCACGTCGGCGCGATACTGGTCGAACGGTTTCTCGTCGTCGCCGGACATCTGGTCATCGGGGGGTCGACAGCGAGGTACTTCCGTCCATCGAATGTCGGGGAGTCTCGCCG
This region includes:
- a CDS encoding ABC transporter ATP-binding protein translates to MSGDDEKPFDQYRADVDRPLVRLFREYGLPRLRWFVAGNVANVVGRSASLLPPLVLGTAIDAVFNGNGSYSLPLVPGSMLPTEPAAQFWLSVALIVAGFVLTGVGTFVWGVTMNRFAHGVMHAVRTDTFDAMQALDMAFFDEKQTGEVMSVLNNDASNLETFLDDALSEGLRIVVMIVGIAAILAYLNVALAVVTLAFLPLMVGFTYWFMRLVEPRYRRVRSNVGSLNTRLENALSGVELVKTSATESYETGRVRSASRDLYDAHMSVLTLSYFYRPGMELLAGISFAVTFVVGGLWLFQGPPLGLAGQLTVGDFVVFLLLTQRFVEPLSQASNLVDWYENAKASGERVFGLMDVPPHVEEADDAAPLTDVDGRVEYDEVTFAYDEGETVLREVDFAVDPGQTVGLVGPTGAGKSTVVKLLMRLYDVDSGAVTVDGHDVRDVTIDSLRRSVGYVSQDPFLFDGTIAENLRYGRFEASDEAVREAAKAAEAHEFIADLPDGYDTRVGERGVKLSGGQRQRLAIARVVLKDPPILVLDEATSNVDTETEVHIQRSLDAVSEGRTTFVIAHRLSTVRDAEGILVLDGGEVVERGTHDELLDVDGLYATLWGVQAGEVEDIPDSVFGASTGS